GTAGGCGATTTTTTTCAGGAAGGTATGGCGGCTGAGTTCCGCGTAGGCCGCCGCGGCGTCATTCCGGCGCATGGCGGAAAGGAAGGCGTCGTCACGGGCGGGATGGGCTTCCAGCGCGTGGCGCCAGATGGAGCTGGCGTTCAATTTTTCAAGCGCCTGCGGCATGCCGTCCGCCTTCAGTTTTCCGGAGACGGCCAGGGTTGCCAGAAAGCTGCGCACGTTGTTCAGGAAGGCCCCCAGTTCGCTTTTTTTCCAGTCTTCCCGGTCCGTCAAGGTCAGCTTGAGGGAATGAAGGCGGAGCATGTCGTCAAAGAGGGAGAGGGACAGGTTCCCGGTCACCCCTCCGAATTTATAGATATACACCTCCTTTGCCAGCACGGCGATTCGTTCCGCCCTGGGGAATACCTGAAGGTTGAACAGCTGGTCTTCCGCGTACCTGAGCCCGCTGGGGGCGGGACGGCTGGACAGAAGGAATTCCCTTCTGTAAAGCTTGATGCACATTTTCCCGTAGGTGTAGAACAGGCCGTGCCTGTCCATGCCGAAGAAGCCGGAATGGTAGGAGGACAGGAATTCCTCCCTTTCCACCACCCGGCTGTGCGGGATATGGCCGTCCTTCCTGCGGAAGAGGCCGAAGCGGTCCAGATGGCGGACGTAGTCTCCGATGACGACGTCCGCCCGTTCCCGGACGGCCATTTGAGCCATGGCTTCCACGCTGTCCGGAAAAATGGCGTCGTCCCCGTCCACGAACATCACATACTCTCCCGCGGCCATGTCCATGCCGGCGTAGCGCGCGGCGTCCACCCCCGCGTTCTCCCGGGTGATGACCCGGATGTTCTGATGCCGCGCCGCATAGGCGTTCAGAATGTGCGCCGTGCGGTCCGTGGAACCGTCATTGACCAGGATGATTTCCAGCGGTGACCAGGTCTGGCGCAGCAGGCTGTCCAGGCAGGAGGAAACGCACGTTTCCAGGTTGTACACGGGAACGATGATGCTGACGAGGGGAGCCTCCGGAATGGTTTGAACAGGGTGGTGCATGGGCGCGGTCGTAAAGGCTCCGCCGCCATGAACAGGATGCCTGCCGGAACGGAAGCAGGGGACATGGCCCGGACCGGAGGAAACGATAGGGCATCCGGGCGCGTCAAACAATGCCGAAAAGCTGTTTTCTACATTATCGTATAGTTAGAGTCATTTGCTATTTTCTTCATATTCAATATATAATGATAAAGGGAAAGAAAAATCGTTTTTTGAGGGCCAAATATTAAACCGGATTACCAGTCCGCTGTCAATCGAAGATTCTGACAATATAAACTTTAAGGAGTTTCTGGATTTTTATCCCAACGGAAAAGCCGTTTTTCCTCCCCTGCCTAAGAGGCTGAATTTGCCAGCTTTTCCGGGCCTCTATTTTCAAACGGACTGGTAATCCGCTAATGTCCGGCCGCGCCCGTTTTTGCCTTGGCATGTGTTTCGATTTTATTCCCATTTCCTCATACACTGCATTGTTTAACTGGACCATTCTTTTTTTAATCCTTGGTGCGGTTTATCAGGCGGGAACGGGAGGAATCTTTTCCGCTTCCACCGCCAGGCTGGACAGCCTGGCCGGCTTTTTATTCGTCGTCGCCCTGATCATGTACATGGGCGCGCGTCCCGTCAGCGCAGAGTTTGGAGATACCATCAATTACGCCGCGGAATTCCAGACGCTTCAGCAGGGAGAGGCGGGCAACTGGAAAGCCCAGTTGACGGGCATGAAGGGGGAATGGCTGTTTGCCGTCATTCTGCATGCGTGGGCGCAGCACGGCAATGTGCACGATTATTTCCTGACCTGTTCCGCGGTATACGTGGGAGCGCTGGCCCTGGCCAGCTACAGGATTTTCGGAGCCCGGTGGTTCATTCCCTTCCTGATTACGTGCGCCATGTTCACCTTCTGGGTATACGGGGTCAACGGCGTCCGCAACGGCATGGCCGCCTCCGTGATGATTCTGGGCCTCACCTTCCGCAGCAACCTTAAAATGCTTCTCCTTTGCACCGTGCTCGCCGTCAGCCTGCACAAGTCCATGATGCTGCTGGCCGCCGCGGGAGCCTGCGCCTGGTTTATCACGGATACGCGGTATTACGTGGCGGCGTGGGTAGGGAGCATCCTGGCCGTCATTCTGGCCGGTCCCGCCATCGGGGAGATGATCGCCTCCTCCGGCTTTTTCGATGATCCGCGCCTGACCCTTTACATCAACCAGGCGGATGAATTGAAGGCTTCCTCCGCATTGTTCAGCAGCGTGGGTTTCCGCTGGGATTTCCTGATTTACAGCGCGCTCCCCATTGTGACGAGCTGTTACTTCCTGTTCCGGGAGGAATACCGGGACGTGATGTATACGTGGCTGCTGAACATCTACATTGCGGCCAATGCGTTCTGGATTCTCTGCATGTACGCGGCGTTCAGCAACAGGTTCGCCCAGCTTTCCTGGTTCCTGATGGGCTTTGTCTTCATCTATCCCTTTTTCAAGCAGAGGTTCTGGGCGGACCAGGAAAAGAAACTGGCCTGCTTTATCCCGGTGGTTTACGCCTTCACCTTTTACATGAATATTTACAACGCATGAAAAGGAAGCTCATCCGGGTTGCGGCGTCCCCTATCTCGCTGGACCTGCTGCTCAAGGGCCAGTTGAATTACCTGAACGGGTTTTTTGACGTTCTTGCCGTGGCTTCCCCCGGAGCGGAGCATGCGCGCATCCGCCGCCGCGAAGGCGTGGAAACCGTGGAGCTGGAGATGGAACGGACCATTTCCCTGTGGAAGGATTTGAAAAGCCTGTGGCGCCTGTTCCTGCTGTTCCGCAGGGAACGCCCGTGGGGAGTGCATTCCGTGACCCCCAAGGCCGGACTGCTGAGCATGGCGGCGGCGGCTCTTGCCCGCGTTCCGGTCCGCGTCCATACCTTCACCGGCCTGATTTTTCCCTACCGGAAGGGGGCCTTCAAGTTCCTGCTCAAGCAGATGGACCGCCTGACCTGCCTGTTTGCCACCCACGTTATTCCGGAGGGGGAGGGCGTCCGGCAGCTCTTGATGGCGGAGAAGGTGACGGGCAAGCCTCTGGAAATCCTGGCCCACGGGAACGTCAACGGCGTTGATCCTGATTATTTCCGCCGTTCCGGCTGCCGGGAGGAAGTGAGGAAGCGTCTGGAACTGCCGGAAGATGCCGTGCTGTTTGTTTTTGTGGGGCGCATTACGGAAGACAAGGGCATCCGTGAGCTGCTTGCCGCGTTTTCCGCCCTGCGCGCAGAGACCGGGCGTCCTCCCGTTTTTCTGGCTCTGGTGGGATGGACGGAGGATTACGCCGGAGACAAGCTGGACGTGCCCGGCGTGTTCCGCCCCGGTTTTCAGGAGGATATCCGGTCCTGGCTGGAAGCCGCGGACGCGTTCGTGCTGCCCAGCTACCGGGAGGGATTTCCCAATTCGCTGCTGCAGGCGGGTGCCATGGAACTGCCCTCCATTGCCACGGATATATGCGGGTGCAATGAGATCGTGAAAGACGGCGTGAACGGCCTGCTGGTTCCGGCACGGGATGAAGAGGCTCTCCGGCAGGCCATGGCGGCCATGCGGGACGACCCGGAACGGCGCG
The genomic region above belongs to Akkermansia massiliensis and contains:
- a CDS encoding glycosyltransferase family 2 protein, which encodes MHHPVQTIPEAPLVSIIVPVYNLETCVSSCLDSLLRQTWSPLEIILVNDGSTDRTAHILNAYAARHQNIRVITRENAGVDAARYAGMDMAAGEYVMFVDGDDAIFPDSVEAMAQMAVRERADVVIGDYVRHLDRFGLFRRKDGHIPHSRVVEREEFLSSYHSGFFGMDRHGLFYTYGKMCIKLYRREFLLSSRPAPSGLRYAEDQLFNLQVFPRAERIAVLAKEVYIYKFGGVTGNLSLSLFDDMLRLHSLKLTLTDREDWKKSELGAFLNNVRSFLATLAVSGKLKADGMPQALEKLNASSIWRHALEAHPARDDAFLSAMRRNDAAAAYAELSRHTFLKKIAYRLRRILLRLVR
- a CDS encoding EpsG family protein, with product MFNWTILFLILGAVYQAGTGGIFSASTARLDSLAGFLFVVALIMYMGARPVSAEFGDTINYAAEFQTLQQGEAGNWKAQLTGMKGEWLFAVILHAWAQHGNVHDYFLTCSAVYVGALALASYRIFGARWFIPFLITCAMFTFWVYGVNGVRNGMAASVMILGLTFRSNLKMLLLCTVLAVSLHKSMMLLAAAGACAWFITDTRYYVAAWVGSILAVILAGPAIGEMIASSGFFDDPRLTLYINQADELKASSALFSSVGFRWDFLIYSALPIVTSCYFLFREEYRDVMYTWLLNIYIAANAFWILCMYAAFSNRFAQLSWFLMGFVFIYPFFKQRFWADQEKKLACFIPVVYAFTFYMNIYNA
- a CDS encoding glycosyltransferase family 4 protein, whose amino-acid sequence is MKRKLIRVAASPISLDLLLKGQLNYLNGFFDVLAVASPGAEHARIRRREGVETVELEMERTISLWKDLKSLWRLFLLFRRERPWGVHSVTPKAGLLSMAAAALARVPVRVHTFTGLIFPYRKGAFKFLLKQMDRLTCLFATHVIPEGEGVRQLLMAEKVTGKPLEILAHGNVNGVDPDYFRRSGCREEVRKRLELPEDAVLFVFVGRITEDKGIRELLAAFSALRAETGRPPVFLALVGWTEDYAGDKLDVPGVFRPGFQEDIRSWLEAADAFVLPSYREGFPNSLLQAGAMELPSIATDICGCNEIVKDGVNGLLVPARDEEALRQAMAAMRDDPERRGRMGAEAAEQVKSRFSCRMVWEALLHFYGRASA